CCACCATGCCCAGCATGTCCTGCCAGACCAGCACCTGGCCGTCGCAGTCCGGGCCTGCGCCGATGCCGATGGTGGGCACGCCGACGCTGCGGCTGACCAGCGCGGCCAGCGGCGCGGGCACGCATTCCAGCACGATGGCGAAGACCCCCGCCTGTTCCAGGGCCCGGGCATCGTCCAGCAGGGCCTGGGCGGCTTCCCGGCCCCGGCCCTGCACCTTGTAGCCGCCCATGCTGTGCAGGGATTGCGGCGTGAGCCCCAGATGCCCCATGACAGGGATGGAGGCCTGCACGATGGCTTCCACCTGCGGGCAGAAATGGCGTCCGCCTTCCAGCTTCACGGCCTGGGCCCGGCCTTCCTGCACCAGGCGTCCGGCATTGGCGCAGGCCTGCTGCGGCGACAGGTGGTAGGACATGAAGGGCATGTCGCAGACCAGCAGGGGCCTGGTCAGGCCCCGGGACACGGCGGCGCAGTGATGGATCATCTGGTCCATGGTCACGCTCAGGGTATCGGGCCGGCCCAGCATGACCATGCCCAGCGAATCCCCCACCAGCACGGCGTCCACATGGTCGTCCATGAGCCGGGCGATGGTGGCGTCATAGGCCGTGAGCATGGCCAGTTTGCGTTGCCCCTTGGCCTGGCGGAAGGTGACGGCGGTCTGTTTCATGGCGTTGCTCCCTTGCTGCGGGCGGGTCGTGCCTGCCCGGGAAAACGGGCCCGTGGCCCGGAGTAGGCAAAGAAAAGGCGGGGGAAGGAGACGTGTCCTTCCCCCGCCCTGACGGACGGGATGGCTAGAAGCCCTCTTCCAGCGGCGGCCAGACGAGCCAGGGGCCGTCGGGCGTCACGGTCTTGCGCCCGGCCGGGGCCAGGAAGACCTGGCGGCCCTCCACG
This is a stretch of genomic DNA from Desulfovibrio piger. It encodes these proteins:
- the panB gene encoding 3-methyl-2-oxobutanoate hydroxymethyltransferase, with product MKQTAVTFRQAKGQRKLAMLTAYDATIARLMDDHVDAVLVGDSLGMVMLGRPDTLSVTMDQMIHHCAAVSRGLTRPLLVCDMPFMSYHLSPQQACANAGRLVQEGRAQAVKLEGGRHFCPQVEAIVQASIPVMGHLGLTPQSLHSMGGYKVQGRGREAAQALLDDARALEQAGVFAIVLECVPAPLAALVSRSVGVPTIGIGAGPDCDGQVLVWQDMLGMVDGLSPKFVKHYAELGTAMRQAFQTYADEVRAGTFPAAEHTYGMDEKDLEKLY